In the genome of Carnobacterium pleistocenium FTR1, one region contains:
- a CDS encoding AI-2E family transporter translates to MKEKTKFINYLGGTNILFTLLILIMLGILIYIYNAIVFIFEPLKVIFSTLVAPMILAFIFYYLLNPTVDWMERHKIKRIWGVAILFIAIIGIIAGLVALAFQPIQEQVTSLVDNFPSYVDSIGTTVLSWVEGTALENSASNLVEWLNSWVSNIPSLAVDYFDTAISGLTSIFSTVSNILVVIVTFPIIAFFLLKDDEKFFSYAVKIIPPKFRKDTKNIFATINNQVGSYIKGQLMISLSLGIMMFIGFSIIGLDYSAILSIVVMFTSIIPFVGAALAMIPALIVALITSWFMVLKLLIVWGVVQFVDGNVVEPNIMGKNLNVHPLTIIIVLLVLGDLLGFVGLILGVPIYAISRVLITFVFRKFKQRYNKYYGDEAGNYENAEFTPDKYQEKD, encoded by the coding sequence ATGAAAGAGAAAACAAAATTTATCAATTATTTAGGTGGCACAAATATTCTTTTTACCCTACTTATTCTTATAATGTTAGGGATACTAATTTATATTTATAATGCAATTGTTTTTATTTTTGAGCCGTTAAAAGTTATTTTTTCGACTTTGGTTGCGCCAATGATTTTAGCTTTTATTTTTTATTACCTGTTAAACCCGACTGTGGATTGGATGGAACGACATAAAATAAAACGAATTTGGGGAGTTGCCATCTTATTTATCGCTATTATTGGTATTATAGCAGGTTTAGTAGCTTTAGCGTTTCAGCCTATCCAAGAACAAGTGACAAGTTTGGTTGATAATTTTCCATCTTATGTTGATTCAATTGGAACAACTGTTTTAAGTTGGGTAGAGGGCACGGCACTTGAAAATTCAGCAAGTAATCTTGTGGAATGGTTAAATAGTTGGGTGAGCAATATACCAAGTCTAGCCGTTGACTATTTTGATACCGCCATAAGTGGACTGACAAGTATCTTTTCCACTGTATCAAATATTTTAGTAGTAATAGTGACGTTTCCAATTATTGCCTTCTTTTTATTGAAAGATGATGAGAAATTTTTCAGCTATGCAGTTAAAATTATCCCACCAAAATTTAGAAAAGATACAAAAAACATTTTCGCAACAATCAATAATCAAGTAGGATCTTATATCAAAGGGCAATTAATGATTTCACTTTCTTTAGGGATCATGATGTTCATAGGTTTTTCTATAATCGGCTTAGATTATTCGGCCATACTATCTATAGTAGTAATGTTTACAAGTATCATTCCGTTTGTAGGAGCTGCACTTGCTATGATACCGGCATTAATAGTAGCATTAATTACTTCATGGTTTATGGTCCTCAAATTACTGATTGTTTGGGGAGTCGTGCAGTTTGTTGATGGGAACGTAGTTGAACCTAATATCATGGGTAAAAACTTAAACGTCCATCCTTTAACAATTATTATTGTCTTACTTGTTTTAGGAGATTTACTTGGTTTCGTCGGCTTAATATTAGGGGTACCAATCTATGCTATTTCAAGAGTTTTAATAACGTTTGTATTTCGGAAATTCAAACAACGTTATAACAAATATTACGGTGATGAAGCAGGGAATTATGAAAATGCTGAATTTACACCAGATAAATACCAAGAAAAAGATTAA
- the hslO gene encoding Hsp33 family molecular chaperone HslO encodes MSDYLLKSICYDGQVRVYTIDATETVREAQQRHDTWSSSSAALGRTMVGALLLGATLKGEEKITVKVEGNGPVGHIVVDSNGKGEVKGYIANPNVSLPPNDLGKIDVRGAVGTQGSLTVTKDLGMKSTFSGQVPLVSGELGEDFTYYMANSEQTPAAFGLSVLIDTDDSIKTAGGFMIQVMPGATDETITNLEQSIASIPMVSQLMENGEKPEEILERLVGKGNAKILEKMPVSFECDCSKDRFSRAIIALGSKEIDDMITEDQGAEAVCHFCGNNYQYSVEELEALKEGSTN; translated from the coding sequence ATGTCAGATTATTTATTAAAAAGTATTTGTTATGATGGACAAGTACGTGTATATACAATTGATGCGACCGAAACAGTCAGAGAAGCGCAACAGAGGCATGATACTTGGAGTTCTTCTTCAGCAGCTTTAGGCCGTACAATGGTTGGAGCGTTGTTGCTTGGAGCAACTTTAAAAGGTGAAGAAAAAATCACTGTTAAAGTTGAAGGAAATGGTCCAGTTGGGCACATTGTTGTAGATAGTAATGGAAAAGGTGAAGTAAAAGGTTATATTGCCAATCCGAATGTAAGTCTACCGCCAAATGATTTGGGTAAAATTGATGTTCGCGGAGCAGTTGGGACACAAGGAAGTTTGACCGTAACAAAAGATCTTGGAATGAAATCTACTTTTTCAGGTCAGGTTCCGCTAGTAAGTGGAGAATTGGGCGAAGATTTCACTTATTACATGGCAAATTCTGAGCAAACTCCCGCTGCCTTTGGGTTAAGTGTTTTAATAGACACAGATGATTCTATCAAAACAGCTGGAGGATTTATGATCCAAGTAATGCCAGGTGCGACAGATGAAACAATCACTAATTTGGAACAAAGCATTGCGTCTATTCCTATGGTTTCTCAATTAATGGAAAACGGAGAAAAACCTGAAGAAATACTTGAACGGTTAGTAGGAAAAGGAAATGCTAAGATTTTAGAAAAAATGCCGGTATCATTTGAATGTGATTGTTCTAAAGATCGTTTTTCTAGAGCTATCATTGCGCTAGGTTCAAAAGAAATCGATGATATGATCACTGAGGATCAAGGGGCGGAGGCTGTTTGTCATTTTTGTGGCAATAACTACCAATACAGTGTTGAAGAATTAGAAGCTTTAAAAGAAGGTTCAACTAATTAG
- the ascB gene encoding 6-phospho-beta-glucosidase, which produces MKKIEGFPKGFLWGGATAANQFEGAYNEGGKGLSTADMVRFIPKEERGGGFSLDVSRNEIEEILAGNVDAVFPKRFGVDFYHHYKEDIALLAEMGFKVFRLSLNWARIFPNGDDATPNEAGLAFYDNVFDECLKYGIEPLVTLSHYETPLNLTLKYNGWADRKVIDIFVQYAETVFTRYQNKVKYWLTFNEINIITLSPYTGGGVLVEDAENPLELSYQAGHHQFVASALATKIGHEINPEFKIGCMLARMTTYPETNNPKDVLKAQEENQLNLFFTDVQARGEYPTYMDRYFHEKKINIYKERGDDEILKAYPVDFISFSYYMSSTTSSKPLENQVNGNFMGGIKNTYLETSDWGWQIDPIGLRWTLNDFYDRYQLPLFIVENGLGAYDAVEEDGSIHDDYRIDYLQKHIEQMKEAIKDGVDLMGYTSWGAIDLVSASTSEMSKRYGYVYVDQDDEGKGTLNRSRKDSFFWYKKVIETNGTDLSK; this is translated from the coding sequence ATGAAGAAAATTGAAGGTTTTCCAAAAGGATTTTTATGGGGTGGGGCAACTGCAGCTAACCAGTTTGAAGGAGCATATAACGAGGGAGGAAAAGGCCTTTCAACTGCAGACATGGTTAGATTCATTCCTAAAGAAGAACGTGGAGGAGGATTTTCGTTAGATGTTTCGCGTAACGAAATTGAGGAAATTTTAGCAGGAAACGTAGATGCTGTTTTCCCGAAACGTTTTGGGGTTGATTTCTATCATCATTATAAAGAGGACATTGCTTTACTTGCTGAAATGGGATTTAAAGTGTTCAGGTTATCTCTTAACTGGGCACGTATCTTCCCTAATGGAGATGATGCTACACCGAATGAAGCGGGATTAGCTTTTTATGATAATGTATTTGATGAATGTTTGAAATACGGTATTGAACCGTTAGTAACCTTATCTCATTATGAAACACCACTGAACCTGACATTGAAGTATAATGGATGGGCTGATCGTAAAGTTATTGACATCTTTGTTCAGTATGCTGAAACAGTCTTCACGCGTTATCAAAATAAGGTTAAATATTGGCTAACATTTAATGAAATCAACATTATCACACTAAGTCCTTATACAGGAGGCGGAGTGTTAGTAGAAGATGCAGAAAATCCATTGGAGTTGTCTTATCAAGCGGGACATCATCAATTTGTAGCTAGTGCATTGGCTACAAAAATTGGACATGAAATTAATCCAGAATTTAAAATAGGGTGTATGCTAGCTCGTATGACAACTTATCCTGAAACCAACAACCCGAAAGATGTCTTAAAAGCTCAAGAGGAAAACCAATTGAACTTATTCTTCACAGACGTTCAAGCGCGTGGCGAGTATCCTACTTATATGGATCGTTACTTTCATGAAAAGAAGATTAACATTTATAAGGAACGCGGAGATGATGAGATTTTGAAAGCTTATCCCGTTGATTTTATTTCTTTCAGTTATTATATGTCCAGTACGACTAGTTCGAAACCGTTAGAAAATCAGGTTAATGGCAACTTTATGGGAGGAATAAAAAATACCTATCTAGAAACCTCCGATTGGGGCTGGCAAATTGATCCCATCGGATTAAGATGGACGCTGAATGATTTTTATGATCGGTACCAACTGCCCTTATTCATTGTTGAAAATGGTCTAGGAGCATATGATGCAGTAGAAGAAGATGGAAGTATTCATGATGATTATCGGATCGACTATTTGCAAAAGCATATTGAACAAATGAAAGAAGCAATTAAAGATGGCGTAGATTTAATGGGTTACACAAGCTGGGGAGCAATCGATTTAGTTAGTGCTTCTACTTCAGAAATGTCTAAACGCTATGGGTATGTTTACGTTGATCAAGATGACGAAGGAAAGGGTACTTTAAATCGCTCAAGAAAAGACTCGTTCTTCTGGTATAAAAAAGTCATAGAAACGAATGGAACAGATTTAAGTAAGTAA
- the cysK gene encoding cysteine synthase A, producing MVKVVHSVTDLIGETPIIRLTKVVPADAAEVYVKLESFNVGGSTKDRVALNMIEVAEQEGKLKLGDTIIEPTSGNTGVGLAMIAAAKGYKAIFVMPDTMSMERRKLLKAYGAELILTPGAGGIPASIQKARELAESKGYFMPMQFENIANPAVHAATTGPEILEAFGNVVPDAFVSAIGTGGTITGVGQVLKKANPSVKIYGLEPTESPVLSGGAKGPHKIQGIGTGFVPKVLDTIIYDEIIQVSSEEAFEMTRRLAVEEGLLVGISSGAAIKGAIEVAKKLGQGKKVITIAADNGERYLSTNVFPYVD from the coding sequence ATGGTGAAAGTAGTTCATTCGGTAACGGATTTAATCGGAGAAACGCCTATTATTCGTTTAACAAAAGTTGTTCCTGCAGATGCAGCCGAGGTTTATGTAAAATTGGAATCATTTAATGTAGGTGGAAGTACGAAAGATCGTGTGGCTTTAAATATGATCGAAGTAGCAGAACAAGAAGGTAAATTAAAACTAGGCGACACGATCATAGAACCAACAAGTGGAAATACTGGTGTTGGTCTAGCGATGATTGCAGCAGCAAAAGGCTACAAAGCCATTTTTGTGATGCCTGATACGATGAGTATGGAGCGTAGGAAATTATTGAAAGCTTATGGTGCGGAACTCATTTTAACGCCAGGAGCAGGTGGAATACCAGCTTCAATTCAAAAAGCGAGAGAACTTGCAGAAAGCAAAGGCTATTTCATGCCAATGCAATTTGAAAATATCGCTAATCCAGCAGTACATGCTGCTACTACCGGTCCAGAAATATTAGAAGCTTTTGGAAATGTCGTTCCGGATGCATTTGTTTCTGCAATAGGTACAGGTGGAACAATAACGGGAGTTGGCCAAGTTTTGAAAAAAGCTAATCCTTCTGTTAAAATTTATGGCTTAGAACCGACTGAATCGCCGGTTTTAAGTGGTGGAGCTAAAGGACCTCATAAAATTCAAGGTATTGGTACAGGATTTGTACCTAAAGTGCTAGATACAATCATTTATGATGAAATTATACAAGTTTCTAGTGAAGAAGCCTTTGAGATGACTCGTCGTCTGGCTGTAGAAGAAGGCTTGTTAGTTGGTATTTCTTCAGGAGCTGCAATCAAAGGAGCCATTGAAGTAGCTAAAAAGTTAGGACAAGGAAAAAAAGTTATCACGATAGCAGCAGATAATGGGGAACGTTATTTATCAACAAATGTATTTCCATATGTAGACTAA
- the licT gene encoding BglG family transcription antiterminator LicT, with the protein MRIEKVLNNNVVITLTDTKEEMVVMGRGIAFQRKVGDTIEVKKIEKTFVPEGNEGIETFSTLFKEIKPEIIEIATDTIKYAQAILKTKLSNNIYLTLTDHLNYAIKRTGEGIEIKNPLTWEIKKFYKPEYEIGLKTLETIKAKFGVLMSEDEAASIALHIVNAKQDGQEIGITVKMTEIVQDILTIVRLQFGIVFNEDSFNYSRFVTHLQYFARRMLEHEDKSSNDDFLFEQVKIKYPKAFECSNKINNYLKNKHHTLLAKDEQVYLAIHIQRVTSEKIK; encoded by the coding sequence ATGAGAATAGAAAAAGTATTGAATAATAATGTTGTAATTACTTTAACTGATACTAAGGAAGAAATGGTAGTAATGGGAAGAGGAATTGCTTTTCAACGTAAAGTTGGCGATACGATTGAAGTCAAAAAAATAGAAAAAACTTTTGTACCAGAAGGAAATGAAGGTATTGAAACTTTTTCCACTTTGTTTAAAGAAATCAAACCAGAAATTATAGAAATAGCGACAGATACGATCAAGTATGCTCAAGCTATTTTAAAAACTAAACTAAGCAATAATATTTATTTAACCTTAACAGATCACTTGAATTATGCAATAAAACGAACAGGTGAAGGAATCGAAATAAAAAACCCTTTAACTTGGGAAATAAAAAAATTTTATAAGCCAGAATATGAAATTGGATTAAAAACGTTAGAAACTATAAAAGCCAAATTCGGTGTACTAATGAGCGAAGATGAGGCAGCATCTATAGCCTTACATATTGTGAATGCTAAACAAGATGGGCAAGAAATAGGAATCACAGTTAAAATGACGGAAATTGTACAAGATATTTTAACAATTGTGAGATTGCAATTTGGTATTGTTTTTAATGAAGATTCCTTTAACTACTCTCGTTTTGTGACTCATCTGCAATATTTTGCACGTAGAATGCTTGAACATGAGGACAAAAGCTCGAATGATGACTTTTTGTTCGAACAGGTCAAAATAAAATACCCAAAAGCTTTCGAATGCAGCAATAAAATCAATAACTATCTTAAAAATAAGCACCACACGTTATTAGCGAAAGATGAACAGGTCTACTTAGCGATTCATATCCAACGAGTGACGAGTGAAAAAATTAAATAA
- the lysS gene encoding lysine--tRNA ligase — MSHEELNHEELNDQLIVRREKLDALRERNVDPFGSRFERTHLSTELHETYDEFTKEEIAGKEETATVAGRIMTKRGKGKVGFAHLQDRKGQIQIYVRKDAVGEEDYATFKNADLGDFIGVSGIIMKTDTGEVTIKPTSVTQLSKALRPLPDKYHGLTNVEQRYRQRYLDLISNRESFDRFTKRSQIIREVRNYLNEQDYLEVETPTLHNLAGGAAARPFTTHHNTLDMELYLRIALELHLKRLIVGGMEKVYEIGRVFRNEGVDTTHNPEFTMLEAYTAYTDFEDVMDLVEGLIRTVAQRVLGTGKITYNEQSVDLESPWKRQHMVDAIKEHSGVDFWQQMTNEEARALAKAHDVPVTEHSQFGHVVNEFFEKFVEDKLIQPTFIYGHPLEISPLAKKNVEDPRFTDRFEAFIVGNEYGNAFSELNDPIDQRNRFEAQMKERALGNEEAHMIDEDFIESLEYGMPPTGGLGIGIDRLVMLLTDAQSIRDVLLFPTMRNQ; from the coding sequence ATGAGCCACGAAGAATTAAACCATGAAGAATTAAATGATCAATTAATTGTCCGCCGAGAAAAGTTGGATGCTTTACGTGAACGTAATGTTGATCCGTTTGGCAGTCGTTTCGAGAGAACGCATCTATCAACGGAACTACACGAAACATATGATGAATTTACTAAAGAAGAAATAGCAGGAAAAGAAGAAACAGCAACTGTTGCAGGTCGTATTATGACTAAACGCGGTAAAGGAAAAGTTGGATTTGCTCATTTGCAAGACCGTAAAGGACAAATTCAAATTTACGTACGAAAAGATGCTGTTGGCGAAGAAGATTACGCTACTTTCAAAAATGCTGATTTAGGAGACTTTATTGGTGTTTCTGGAATAATTATGAAAACTGATACGGGTGAAGTAACTATTAAGCCAACTTCAGTTACCCAATTATCAAAAGCCTTACGTCCGTTACCGGATAAATATCATGGTTTGACAAATGTTGAACAACGTTACCGCCAAAGATATTTGGATTTGATCAGTAACCGAGAAAGTTTTGATCGTTTTACAAAACGTAGTCAAATTATCCGAGAAGTTCGTAACTATTTAAATGAACAAGATTATCTAGAAGTAGAGACACCAACGTTGCATAATTTAGCTGGTGGAGCTGCGGCACGTCCTTTTACTACACACCATAACACGCTAGATATGGAATTGTATTTGCGTATCGCGCTTGAATTGCATTTGAAACGTTTGATTGTTGGTGGCATGGAAAAAGTTTACGAAATTGGACGCGTTTTCCGTAATGAAGGAGTAGACACAACTCATAATCCGGAATTTACAATGTTAGAAGCTTATACAGCGTATACTGATTTTGAAGATGTGATGGATTTAGTTGAAGGATTGATTCGAACTGTTGCGCAACGTGTGTTGGGTACGGGAAAAATCACTTATAATGAGCAGTCTGTAGACTTAGAATCTCCATGGAAACGACAACACATGGTCGATGCCATAAAAGAGCACTCTGGTGTAGACTTTTGGCAACAAATGACGAATGAAGAAGCACGTGCATTAGCTAAAGCACATGATGTTCCTGTAACAGAACACAGTCAATTTGGTCATGTAGTGAATGAATTCTTTGAAAAATTTGTGGAAGATAAATTGATTCAACCGACATTTATTTATGGACATCCTTTGGAAATTTCACCATTAGCTAAGAAAAATGTAGAAGACCCTCGTTTTACAGATCGGTTTGAAGCATTTATCGTAGGAAATGAGTATGGCAATGCTTTTAGTGAGTTGAATGATCCAATTGACCAACGAAATCGTTTTGAAGCACAAATGAAAGAGCGTGCTTTAGGAAATGAAGAAGCTCATATGATCGATGAAGATTTTATTGAATCTTTAGAGTATGGCATGCCTCCAACAGGTGGTTTAGGAATAGGAATTGATCGGTTAGTTATGTTGCTGACTGATGCGCAATCAATTCGAGACGTATTATTATTCCCAACTATGCGTAATCAATAA
- a CDS encoding beta-glucoside-specific PTS transporter subunit IIABC, with protein sequence MKYEALAKSIIENVGGTENINNLTHCVTRLRFKLKDESRANTDVLKKTDGIVTVIKSGGQYQVVIGNHVPDVYQEVMAVGNLNTLDESDSQDSEKTSIFNKFIDLISGIFAPTLGTLAATGMIKGFNALFVAFGWLTVESGTYQILNAIGDSLFYFFPIFLALTASKKLNVNQFTAMAIGASLVYPTLTGITAGEPLYTLFAGTLIESPVFIEFLGIPLILMTYSSSVIPIILSIILASKVEKGLKKFIPDVVKTFLVPFFTLLVVVPLTFIIIGPIATWAGSLVGAGTLAVYNLSPVVAGLIIGGFWQIFVMFGLHWGLIPVALNNLAVYGSDPVVAMSFAASFAQTGAIIAVMLKTKEKKVKSLSIPSIISGIFGVTEPAIYGISLPLKKPFIMSCIAGAIGGAAIGLIDAKIFMVGGLGVFGITNFLNPAGGNNGSVLGVIAIIIASTILGFVLTYIVGFGKLYEDDVVVAETSKDGVIESGNEVYIGKDVIESPLKGSIIPLSNVRDEAFSSGAMGKGLAIDPVEGKVVSPVNGVITMLFPTAHAIGITSDEGTEILIHIGMDTVQLDGEGFVPHVKQGDKVTKGQLLIEFDIEKIKNAGYSIITPIVITNSQNYLDVITTEKTTIASTEQLMTIVI encoded by the coding sequence ATGAAGTATGAAGCATTGGCTAAATCAATTATAGAAAACGTTGGTGGTACTGAAAATATTAATAACTTAACACATTGCGTTACTCGTTTACGTTTTAAGCTAAAAGATGAAAGTAGAGCAAATACAGACGTATTAAAGAAAACGGATGGAATTGTAACCGTAATCAAAAGTGGAGGACAGTATCAAGTTGTTATTGGAAACCATGTTCCAGATGTTTATCAAGAAGTAATGGCAGTAGGAAATTTAAATACTTTAGACGAGTCTGATTCACAAGACTCAGAAAAGACAAGTATCTTTAATAAATTTATTGATTTGATTTCTGGAATTTTTGCACCAACTTTAGGAACTTTAGCAGCTACTGGGATGATCAAAGGATTTAATGCGCTATTTGTAGCTTTTGGATGGTTAACAGTTGAATCGGGTACGTATCAAATATTAAATGCCATCGGAGATTCACTATTTTATTTCTTCCCCATTTTCTTAGCTCTTACAGCCAGTAAAAAATTGAATGTGAATCAATTTACGGCAATGGCTATTGGAGCATCATTGGTTTATCCAACCTTAACTGGTATAACAGCAGGAGAACCGCTATACACATTATTTGCTGGAACATTAATTGAGTCACCAGTTTTTATTGAATTTTTAGGAATACCGCTTATTTTGATGACGTATTCTTCTTCAGTTATTCCAATCATTCTATCTATTATATTGGCTTCAAAAGTAGAAAAAGGTTTGAAGAAATTCATTCCAGATGTTGTTAAAACATTTTTAGTTCCCTTCTTTACACTGTTAGTAGTTGTCCCGCTAACTTTTATCATTATTGGCCCTATTGCAACCTGGGCAGGTAGTTTGGTAGGAGCAGGAACGTTAGCTGTTTATAACTTAAGTCCAGTTGTTGCTGGCTTGATCATCGGTGGATTTTGGCAAATCTTCGTTATGTTTGGATTACACTGGGGTCTAATTCCAGTAGCACTTAATAATTTAGCTGTTTATGGAAGTGATCCTGTTGTAGCTATGTCTTTTGCAGCTTCATTTGCACAAACAGGTGCGATTATTGCAGTAATGTTGAAAACAAAAGAGAAAAAAGTTAAATCATTGAGCATTCCTTCTATTATTTCCGGTATATTTGGAGTGACTGAACCGGCTATTTATGGAATCAGTTTACCACTTAAAAAACCATTCATCATGAGTTGTATTGCTGGGGCGATTGGTGGGGCAGCCATTGGGTTGATTGATGCTAAAATATTTATGGTCGGTGGATTAGGAGTTTTTGGAATCACAAACTTTTTGAATCCGGCTGGTGGAAATAACGGTTCAGTGTTAGGAGTTATCGCTATCATTATCGCTTCAACTATCCTTGGTTTTGTATTAACGTATATTGTCGGATTCGGTAAATTATATGAAGACGATGTAGTTGTCGCAGAAACATCTAAGGATGGCGTAATTGAGTCAGGTAATGAAGTTTATATTGGAAAAGATGTTATTGAAAGTCCGTTAAAAGGATCTATTATACCCCTTTCTAATGTGCGAGATGAAGCTTTTTCTTCTGGAGCAATGGGAAAAGGTCTTGCTATTGATCCCGTGGAAGGAAAAGTAGTTTCACCAGTTAATGGAGTCATTACAATGTTGTTCCCTACAGCACATGCAATTGGGATAACTTCAGATGAGGGTACAGAAATTTTGATTCATATCGGTATGGATACTGTTCAATTGGATGGAGAAGGATTTGTTCCACACGTTAAACAAGGAGATAAAGTAACAAAAGGTCAATTGTTGATTGAATTTGATATTGAAAAAATTAAAAATGCAGGTTATAGCATCATTACGCCAATTGTTATTACAAATTCACAAAATTATCTAGATGTCATTACAACAGAAAAAACAACGATTGCTTCAACAGAGCAATTGATGACTATAGTGATATAA